The sequence CTTAGTTTATTATGAATACTTGATCTGATCTATTGCTGTATAACCGAGTAGCGCGGAAGCTGAAATAATACCGACCATCACATGTCAATAGTGTCTGGTAGATCTTTCTTTTGTTTTCACCTTCTTATCGGAATGATGTAAATCCTCATTGTAGAACAGTTGAGAAGTCATATAAAATGTTCATTCTTACCATCCTTGAGATTCATCACTTGCTGTTTTGGTgtgtgtttttttctttttttcatttttgataTTTGAGCAAAGAAATGTCGACTGTGTTGTGGTGTGATGTCTACGTTTTCACGTACTCATGACCAATAGTCGAGCTAGGTAGTTTCGACTTGTCATCTCCCAGACTCTTGGGACCCATGTCAATCCGTACACATTATGAGTCgttagcaactacttcgtatctATCTCGTTATACTGAACTGATCAGTCACAAGTTTACTATTTACTAAGGTTCCCACCAACAGATAAAAAGTCTTATTGATAAATAGTCAcctcatcatattcaatttccGTTTAAGAAGACATTCCATCCTTCACACATCAAATACAAACCAACTCAATTATCGATTCAACCTGTATATACATATAGAATGTATGGTCATATACACGATCGGTTCGAGCACGAGTCGGACGAAAACCTCGAATCATCCAAACAACAAGAAATCAATACCAATAGTTGTTAAATCACCAATCTGGTGTTTCTTTTATTAAAGAACAAATGTATAACGAACTTCAATTTCAAATTTCTATACTAAGAGCTCCAATACAAAACTCAGCCAATGTCCATTTCCTTTACACTGATTGCCTTTTCTTCCACAACAGATAACTAAACGGAGGATCACTGAAAGTTCCATTCACAAACGCATCCGCCATCACTCTGTACATGACTTCAGTGAGGTGAACACCGTCCCAGTTTATGTACTCAGAAGGGTCGTTGCACGAGCTTGAGTTGGGCGATCCACAGGCGTTGAAGTAGTCGAAATTATACTCCCCGCCACCATATCCACAGCACACTTTGTGAAGCTCCttgaatccatatgttcttggATTCTTGATCACTTTACGGAACGCGTTGTAGTAGTCTGCGTATACTATGACAGATTTCGGGTACTTCTGTCTGAAGAGATGGATTTTGGCTTGCAGGGCAGTGTTGTGAGAGATACTTTGATTGTTTGCGCTGGCGGCGCAGCCGAGATCGTCTCTGTTCTCCGGCGAAGTCAAGAACAATGATAATGTGAGGCATCCTGTAGGAGGCAGGCCTTGAACTACAACATATTTTGCTCCCTTCTTCAGTATTGCCTGTGGAGTGTTCGAAGAAATATGATTTAAGAttgaatattaattatattcacAAACTGATATCTTATTCGATCTAAtctaaatataaaaaaacaagAACAAAAAACAAATTCACAAACACACCTAACAATATTTTATATTCCCTGGTTTATATTAGCGTCAAAATCAACTCGAGGATTCAAGATTTCATATCATTTAAATTGAGATATAAAATAGTATAATTATATCAAATTcaagtcatatatatatatatttgaaccatttattttagttatataattaatttaaataaaactaacttatatatatatatgaattattttcagctgcccaaccattccTACTCACctcgtccccgaccactaaaacccggtatcgTGTTTTAGTTGTTTATTTTTCGCATAACTAAAACAcgataccgggttttagttgttgaaAACGAGTTGAACATCATTAGTTGGACAACTGAAAATTTAGAATATAACATGGATACTCCTAAAGTGGATGGATCACGTCCATATAGTTGATGTGTTCGgtatttcaaataataataaatcaaactacactaataacaataacaacaacagtattaataaatcaaacttaaaaatagaaatatcacataaaatttaaattatatgtaTTAACTTATTTTTTGTTGGATTTCTTATCTTATAATACTGTATATATCAACATCAtatccaattcatcaaacacAAAAGAGTTTTAGAATGATATAattatagtttatttttaaaattgtgaAGCATCACTAAATTTGATGTCAATATGATTTTATCAAATTACGAAAATAtatcattattatatatttaattaaaaaaaagtaataaaAACTACAACTACCGTATcctaataaaattatttctattatACTTATAACATaaacaaattatttaaaaaaaaacattttaaagTTTCTACATATGCATGTCTTGTGTGTGTTTTATACCTGTAGAAATCTGGTGACACTATTAATGGCGAGTCGTTGGATTGTTTGGCTGGAAAAAGAAGATCCGAAGCTGTAAGCATAATCATTGGCTCCGATTTCACCGACCCAAATCAACGCATCTTCGAACACCGCCGCGCACTGGCTCGCGGTGGCGATCGAAtctctgcaccctttgctctcCAAGAACTTGTCGAACCAAGCGAGCTGAGTTTGGATCGACTGTGGAGTAATATTCAGCGTCAGGTTGTTTTTCACGAAGAAACTGTGGATTATCGCCGTCGATCCGGCCACGGCGAAGTTCACGCCGGAGGATTTGTCGGCTTTGCGGTCGAGATACGGCGGCAAGAAGGGGAGGGAGAGGGATTGGGCGACGAAGTCGATGACTAGGCGGCCGTCGGAGTATCGGTTTGTGGGGCGGTGGAAAAACGTGCTGCCGTATGGGAGGTTGGACACGAACATGAAGCCGCTGGGTCCGGTGGCGGAGTGGGTGTTCCCGGTGTCGGTGAAGGAATCGCCGAAGGCGTATACGGCGTCGAAAGGGCGGCGGCGGCGGGGGACGGGGTTTGCATGGGGCTGGGAGGAAGAGACGATGAGCATGCAAGTGAGTGTGGTGATGAGAAAAGTGGTTTTTGGATGTGAAAATGTGAAAGAAAGGGCCATGTTAATTTTTTGGGTTAGTGGTTTGGGTGTTTGGGGTGaggtttatataaaatttatttttcatagaAAATTGTATTTTTGTCTCATATACTTTTTTCTAGCTGCGATTTTTATAGACAAGAGGTGTCTGTGTGCAGTGTCACATCAGCAATACATccaattaaatataataaaaattgttaaaaactgaaatatataaaactaataattattttttataataagaaggaccaaaatcgcaaattgaaaaaaaaaatatgtagagcgtgaaatttcaatttttcctataatttatattttggttttataatcggaaaaaaattgaaattttaccACGTTTATTTAGAATATAGTTTCATCCTACCAACTTTTCAATTGAACAATTTGGCTGCATCTGCATAGGGAACTTATAATTATTCCTTACATGTATATCATCTcggaaaattatataaaaagatttaataatttatttcacTTTGAAAATTGAATGGAAGTTCAAATGGTTTACGTTGTCATTATATTCATTCGGAATTAATATCAATAAAATATAACACATTTATCTACGCTCGACATATATTTTTCGagccattttatttttattaatttagtGGAATCgcatttattattttatggCCAAATTATTGCCATTTTTTGGCAATCTCGATATATTTATTCTCGTGGCTATTATTATTACattattttttgttgaaaaGGTAAAATGACTTAGGTCGTGTAAAATAATTTGACAACGTTATAGCCTGGATCCAAAATTTGTTGGTCATGAAATATGGTGCTGGCAAATTAAATCCACGAGAGTAGTTGGGAGACAAACCTATAAATATATTAGTAAATGTTCAACTGCCGCCACGGTGCATTTGGTGCACTAATTTATTAATTACATGTGTTGAGTTTACTGTACTTTAAATATAATGATTGTATAATTTTTGCtgcatttttatttgaattttagatTATATCATTCATTTTACATGAATAAAAATGATTATCGTATTTTCAAGGTTGATTTCAGCATACCCTTAGGTTGAATTTGGATGAaatgatttcaaatatattcaaatgtatttttgttatttaaaaaaaataactatcATAAACTTGAAAccactatttttaattttatgtgtaAATAAATAGCGTATAAATTTAGATTTTTGATATATGATTTCACTGATAACCATAGATACAATTTGAATTTGGATAT comes from Henckelia pumila isolate YLH828 chromosome 4, ASM3356847v2, whole genome shotgun sequence and encodes:
- the LOC140866859 gene encoding GDSL esterase/lipase At3g48460 is translated as MLIVSSSQPHANPVPRRRRPFDAVYAFGDSFTDTGNTHSATGPSGFMFVSNLPYGSTFFHRPTNRYSDGRLVIDFVAQSLSLPFLPPYLDRKADKSSGVNFAVAGSTAIIHSFFVKNNLTLNITPQSIQTQLAWFDKFLESKGCRDSIATASQCAAVFEDALIWVGEIGANDYAYSFGSSFSSQTIQRLAINSVTRFLQAILKKGAKYVVVQGLPPTGCLTLSLFLTSPENRDDLGCAASANNQSISHNTALQAKIHLFRQKYPKSVIVYADYYNAFRKVIKNPRTYGFKELHKVCCGYGGGEYNFDYFNACGSPNSSSCNDPSEYINWDGVHLTEVMYRVMADAFVNGTFSDPPFSYLLWKKRQSV